A single window of Osmia bicornis bicornis chromosome 14, iOsmBic2.1, whole genome shotgun sequence DNA harbors:
- the LOC114872542 gene encoding LOW QUALITY PROTEIN: GATOR complex protein Iml1 (The sequence of the model RefSeq protein was modified relative to this genomic sequence to represent the inferred CDS: inserted 1 base in 1 codon) — protein sequence MKLYKLIVHQKTFSEEDLIINPKDHPGIKTGDVVEIYQPEVEFSRLLLQVTSFKEDLQGRETISVENNVATMFQLRTFGDVYMNVVNPDDVALDSVELTFKDQYLGRSEMWRLKNSLVNTCVYMNKKIEFCGGCIRCQVYEMWSQGDRVACGVITNDTKVVFRSSTSMVYLFIQMSSEMWDFDIHGDLYFEKAVNGFLADLFQKWKKNGSNHEVTIVLFSRTFYNAINLEEFPNHMRECLQHDYRGRFYEDFYRVVVQNERFEDWSNVLVQLRKLFTDYQKIVLEYHQKPGVTIPKAVNSTAAQGNFLEVLNMSLNVFEKHYLDRSFDRTGQLSVVITPGVGVFEVDRELTNVTKQRIIDNGVGSDLVCVGEQPLHAVPLLKFHNKDTSINAPDDYSMPHWINLSFYSTNKKIPYSTFIPRIKLPQRVSKQPVENGKLQCKNKLLQEDPRECLHNTLFDYDAYDAQVFQLPSVHTSSSLQRVTTRTKKTSVASMETHNTVHILKLKRKMSDPDIHHPPPESHSPPTTTRSAAISIPHRTDDISESNGEINESRTSVKSDLTDSEISPPFRPVVGSAGSPTNTISQPTSIRPSRALINPFDPSHVTIKLTSNRRRWTHIFPKGPTGVLIQQHHYQAVPTQMCAGSQSDATSTLSGSPLEHNDISNSNHFQDHTKGKPQRLNLSLSSGDKSGHPVSSTGNKSLTLLWGATGEQEWTPALTTAIIGVDWKSLTIPACLPITTDYFPDKRSLQNDYVVSDYNLLPDDVNTDFAQQRAIYKKPLTTAEVFKELVSQRLAQGFQLIILPQNNKNQSNTPGSNAIPAISSVMRGRQIESEPKEEYLLSIGRIFHKISLFDNCITVTRYRPRHPYPPFNIHYLYRFHAPHHDTYEVSWVSFTTEKLENYNWNYLDHYICTRGHTDFFLVEALKYWRFRVFLLPLHNSATRKFLEGSSRCDIYTPLTTSEQVSFMDGFLRFIELWPNKIRRPNPNKNWNPSTLGGVPQRDSASHLTRRRHSTSLIFLTNQTSLVGSSPFRERLGSNRLPEKPRPRSGSKVMDRGRVSPASEAVLPLSLEQQQDHXDSNEDSANMELTKLKNTAPNTEILEAMKHPQTGVGFLTHHPSLPSQTFVSADAVQWLNNHIEGGVTVEGAINIMNGMIQDKLICHASGDFSKPFILGFYLYHIVQDKENQRGDYFSPLGDLQSFENEWVEVEIKAPKGWCEPTSPGTLPSVTSPMTIPSCDTVDESNVPSFLKDDLDLLSFEDDRDWQIPSYKHTHLDIDINNRSDRIEWGHLRYQSIYKVDHSYELVVQWVASSGSIVADLIFVWQRKAQMCGIQMVPIPSDLLALPFTLKSDPLRGPIFIPLNTECLLENKQHVFGEFQEDTHAQRLYLLQEAIVQRFGFVPCLIESTENDHQYVHMTGNAFILIPSTSNTKSRPRTATNIVRRNTGQKGYPIHSEQPSPHEAYITRHVSGKNKDDYNKDKRIGFLWSWNHMVSRKWKSSSTLAGDELFQKKLIQDFRHFCSNGDNRLRQFWESCWEIKEKSCTKTA from the exons ATGAAGCTTTACAAGTTAATAGTACATCAAAAGACCTTTAGCGAAGaagatttaataattaatccaAAAGATCATCCTGGAATAAAGACTGGAGATGTTGTTGAAATTTATCAGCCAGAAGTTGAATTTAGCCGGCTTCTTCTTCAAGTCACCTCCTTCAAAGAAGATTTACAAGGACGTGAAACAATTAGTGTGGAAAATAATGTAGCAACAATGTTTCAACTGAGAACATTTGGAGATGTATATATGAATGTTGTAAATCCAGATGATGTAGCCTTGGATTCTGTTGAACTTACCTTCAAAGATCAATATCTAGGCCGTAGTGAAATGTGGAGACTCAAAAACAGCTTG GTTAACACTTGTGTATATATGAACAAAAAGATTGAATTTTGTGGAGGCTGCATAAGATGTCAAGTATATGAAATGTGGTCACAGGGTGATAGAGTTGCTTGTGGTGTTATAACCAATGATACTAAG GTTGTATTTCGTTCTTCAACTAGCATGGTGTACCTTTTTATTCAAATGAGTTCTGAAATGTGGGATTTTGACATTCATGGtgatttatattttgaaaaagcTGTTAATGGATTTTTAGCTGACTTGTTTcaaaaatggaaaaagaatgGCAGCAATCATGAAGTAACAATAGTTCTATTCTCAAGGACATTTTATAATGCCATCAATTTGGAAGAATTTCCAAACCATATGCGCGAATGTTTACAACATGATTATAGGGGAAGATTTTATGAAGATTTCTATAGAGTAGTAGTACAAAATGAAAGATTTGAAGATTGGAGTAATGTGTTGGTACagttaagaaaattattcacAGACTATCAAAAGATTGTATTAGAATATCATCAAAAACCGGGCGTTACTATACCAAAAGCAGTGAATTCAACAGCTGCACAAGGCAATTTTTTAGAAGTTTTAAACATGTCCTTAAATG TGTTTGAGAAACATTATTTAGATCGTAGTTTTGATAGAACTGGTCAATTATCAGTAGTAATTACACCTGGTGTAGGTGTATTTGAAGTTGACAGAGAACTAACAAATGTTACAAAACAAAGAATTATTGATAATGGTGTTGGTAGTGATTTAGTGTGTGTTGGAGAACAGCCATTACACGCAGTTCCTTTATTAAAG TTTCATAATAAGGATACATCCATCAATGCACCTGATGATTATAGTATGCCACATTGGATAAACCTTAGCTTTTATTcaacaaacaaaaaaattccTTATTCAACATTTATACCTCGTATAAAACTTCCGCAAAGGGTATCAAAACAACCAGTGGAAAACGGCAAATtacaatgtaaaaataaactaTTACAAGAAGATCCAAGAGAATGTCTGCACAATACCCTATTTGACTATGATGCATATGATGCACAAGTTTTTCAATTACCTTCAGTTCATACCTCGAG TAGTTTGCAACGGGTTACAACAAGAACCAAAAAGACGAGTGTTGCAAGTATGGAGACACACAATACCGTGCATATATTAAAACTAAAGAGAAAGATGTCAGACCCTGACATTCATCATCCACCCCCTGAATCGCATTCACCTCCAACCACAACAAGGAGTGCGGCAATCTCAATACCTCACAGAACAGATGATATCAGTGAATCTAATGGAGAAATTAATG AATCAAGGACGTCGGTGAAAAGTGATTTAACAGATTCTGAAATATCTCCACCATTCAGGCCAGTTGTTGGCAGTGCCGGAAGTCCAACAAATACAATATCACAACCAACAAGTATTAGACCTAGTAGAGCACTTATCAATCCTTTTGATCCGTCTCATGTTACAATTAAACTGACTAGTAAcagacgaagatggacacatATTTTCCCTAAAG GACCAACAGGTGTGCTTATACAGCAACATCATTATCAGGCTGTACCGACACAAATGTGTGCAGGTTCACAATCCGATGCCACTTCCACTTTAAGCGGATCTCCCTTGGAACATAATGATATCTCTAATTCAAATCACTTTCAAGATC aTACAAAAGGTAAACCCCAGAGGTTAAATCTTTCATTATCGAGCGGTGATAAGAGCGGGCATCCAGTATCTTCTACCGGGAATAAGTCATTGACATTATTATGGGGTGCTACTGGTGAACAAGAATGGACACCAGCACTTACAACAG CAATCATAG GCGTAGATTGGAAGTCGTTGACAATTCCAGCATGTTTGCCCATTACCACAGATTACTTCCCAGATAAAAGAAGTCTGCAGAACGATTATGTTGTATCAGATTATAATCTTCTACCTGACGATGTTAACACAGATTTCGCACAACAACGAGCGATATATAAAAAGCCTTTAACGACTGCGGAAGTGTTTAAAGAGCTTGTGTCGCAACGATTAGCACAG GggtttcaattaattatcttgccgcaaaataataaaaatcaaagcAATACACCAGGTAGTAATGCTATCCCAGCAATAAGTTCTGTTATGCGGGGGCGGCAAATAGAATCAGAACCCAAAGAGGAATATTTGTTAAGCATTGGTAggatatttcataaaatatctTTGTTTGACAATTGTATAACGGTTACTAGATATCGTCCAAg GCATCCTTATCCTCCATTCAATATTCATTATCTGTACCGATTTCATGCACCCCATCATGACACGTATGAAGTTTCTTGGGTATCTTTTACAACGGAAaaacttgaaaattataattggaattatttaGATCATTACATTTGCACTAGAGGTCatactgatttttttttagtaGAG GCACTTAAATATTGGAGATTTCGAGTTTTTCTACTACCCTTACATAATTCAGCAACTCGAAAATTTTTAGAGGGATCATCGAGATGTGACATATACACACCTCTCACTACTTCCGAACAAGTTTCCTTTATGGACGGGTTTCTGCGTTTCATCGAATTATGGCCAAATAAAATACGACGTCCGAATCCAAACAAAAATTgg AATCCTTCAACTCTAGGTGGTGTTCCTCAGAGAGATTCCGCCTCTCACTTGACCAGACGCAGGCACAGCACGAGCCTGATTTTCCTCACTAACCAG ACCAGTCTAGTTGGCAGTTCTCCCTTCAGGGAGCGACTTGGAAGCAATCGCCTACCAGAGAAACCAAGACCAAG GTCAGGTTCTAAGGTGATGGATAGAGGTAGAGTCTCACCAGCAAGTGAAGCTGTCCTACCCCTTTCACTCGAGCAACAACAAGATC TTGACTCTAATGAAGACAG TGCAAATATGGAACtgacaaaattgaaaaacacCGCGCCAAATACTGAAATTCTAGAGGCAATGAAACATCCGCAAACTGGTGTAGGATTTCTCACACACCACCCATCTCTACCGAGTCAAACATTTGTTAGCGCTGACGCGGTACAATGGTTAAATAATCACATAGAGGGAGGAGTAACGGTAGAAGGTGCTATTAACATCATGAAt GGCATGATACAAGACAAATTAATATGCCATGCATCCGGTGATTTTTCCAAACCGTTTATTTTAGGATTTTACTTGTATCACATAGTACAAGATAAAGAAAATCAAAGAG GAGATTATTTTTCGCCTTTGGGTGATTTGCAAAGTTTCGAAAACGAGTGGGTGGAGGTCGAAATTAAAGCGCCAAAAGGGTGGTGTGAGCCTACTTCCCCAGGAACACTTCCATCAGTGACATCTCCGATGACTATACCTAGCTGCGATACCGTTGACGAATCAAATGTACCATCGTTTCTCAAGGATGATTTAGACTTACTAAGTTTCGAGGATGACAGAGATTGgcaaa TTCCATCATATAAGCATACTCATTTAGACATTGACATAAATAATAGAAGCGATAGAATTGAATGGGGTCATTTAAGGTATCAATCTATATACAAAGTGGATCATTCGTACGAACTTGTGGTACAATGGGTAGCATCGTCTGGTAGCATAGTTGCTGATCTC atATTTGTGTGGCAACGTAAAGCTCAAATGTGTGGAATTCAAATGGTACCTATCCCTAGTGATCTGTTAGCACTACCGTTCACTTTGAAAAGCGATCCTTTAAGGGGGCCTATTTTTATACCACTAAACACGGAGTGTCTTTTGGAAAACAAACAACATGTCTTTGGAG AATTTCAAGAAGACACGCACGCACAAAGACTTTACCTACTTCAAGAAGCAATTGTACAAAGATTTGGCTTTGTTCCTTGCTTGATAGAAAGTACAGAGAACGACCATCAGTATGTTCATATGACTGGCAATGCAtttatactgattccttctaCATCAAATACAAAATCACGTCCACGAACTGCTACTAATATTGTAAGACGGAATACAGGACAGAAAGGATATCCGATTCATTCTGAACAGCCTAGTCCCCATGAAGCTTATATTACAAGGCACGTCAgtggaaaaaataaagatgatTACAATAAGGATAAAAGG ATTGGATTTCTTTGGTCATGGAATCATATGGTTAGTCGAAAATGGAAATCGTCATCTACCTTAGCCGGTGACGAATTATTTCAGAAGAAACTCATTCAGGATTTTAGACACTTTTGTTCAAACGGGGATAATAGACTGAGACAGTTTTGGGAATCTTGTtgggaaataaaagaaaaatcctgCACAAAAACAGCATAA
- the LOC114872543 gene encoding rac GTPase-activating protein 1: protein MSASLSLLASHDEVVRCTDVLVNGACEEEFLQFAINQEEMRQKWLASIQECQRLHSALEKAHQEAADLDRKLSHARRLLDEEKRKRRTVEEQRNALERQIAMTRDLLFNDGGKNFNDETREKLQFLNNTTLNGRHSNMHIKDLQNDKLNTIAELDSTGSILSDLSCFSKSEDDLDTSVIIQQHQKKREWKEHRPSGEYSTRKRHSTVQKIAELNSSDRIVATTTVVMPKEGNITASSVIEAIPRDENTDPQGPLHSARKRRKSGDRSKSKLASVNTNEMQIDTAPSAPKADNLTSGSDSEGIFKPSPNIGGYTLNTKSARGHSFIAKTVIKPEICTPCDKRIRFGKVALKCKDCRATAHTECKDLVPLPCIPTGNTPTLRGTSGTIADYTPMIPPMVPSLVVHCINEVELRGMSEQGLYRVNGGSTEVKCLKEKFLKGKGAPNLSDVDIPTICSTLKDFLRSLREPLITVGLWADFVRAATIQDKQDADAALYQAISELPQPNRDTLAFLILHLQRVSSSPECKMPISNLAKVFGPTLVGYSCQEPSPTSLLTETKNQAAIVESLLKIPSDYWANFVNPENLNGIGTHRTGELRHTPSTESLLKRSTSRGFFNTPLASSRTFMRKNKKYFATPPSRIGF, encoded by the exons ATGAGTGCTTCGTTATCATTATTAGCTAGCCACGATGAAGTGGTACGTTGTACGGACGTACTCGTAAACGGAGCATGTGAAGAAG aattcttacaatttgcaataaaCCAGGAAGAAATGAGACAAAAATGGCTAGCATCTATTCAAGAATGTCAGCGTCTTCATTCAGCCTTAGAGAAAGCTCATCAAGAAGCAGCAGACCTGGACAGAAAACTAAGTCATGCCAGAAGACTTTTAGatgaggaaaaaagaaaaagaaggactGTTGAGGAACAAAGAAATGCATTG GAAAGACAAATTGCTATGACCAGAGATCTTTTATTTAATGATGGTGGGAAAAACTTTAATGATGAAACAAGAGAAAAGTTACAGTTTTTAAATAACACTACATTAAATGGTCGTCACAGTAATATGCACATCAAAGACTTACAAAATGATAA ATTAAATACCATAGCGGAGCTGGACTCCACTGGCTCTATTTTAAGTGACTTAAGTTGCTTTTCAAAGTCAGAAGATGACTTAGATACTAGTGTAATTATTCAGCAACATCAGAAAAAACGTGAATGGAAAGAACATAGACCTAGTGGTGAATATTCCACAAGAAAACGTCATAGTACAGTACAAAAGATTGCGGAATTAAATTCTTCTGATAGAATAGTGGCTACAACTACAGTAGTAATGCCCAAAGAAGGCAATATCACTGCATCCTCAGTAATTGAGGCTATACCTAGAGATGAGAATACAGATCCCCAAGGTCCTTTACACAGCGCCCGTAAACGACGTAAAAGCGGTGATCGTAGTAAATCGAAATTGGCATCAGTTAATACAAATGAAATGCAAATCGATACCGCG CCCTCTGCACCAAAAGCTGACAATCTTACTTCAGGATCAGATTCAGAAGGAATTTTCAAACCTAGTCCAAACATAGGAGGATATACTTTGAACACGAAATCTGCTCGAGGTCATAGTTTTATAGCGAAGACAGTAATCAAACCGGAAATTTGTACACCCTGCGATAAAAG GATTCGTTTCGGAAAAGTAGCTCTGAAATGTAAAGACTGCAGAGCTACTGCTCACACAGAATGTAAAGACTTAGTACCATTACCATGTATACCAACGGGAAATACACCCACATTACGTGGCACATCA GGAACTATAGCGGATTATACACCTATGATCCCACCAATGGTTCCATCATTAGTTGTTCATTGTATCAATGAAGTGGAATTGAGAGGGATGAGTGAGCAAGGATTATATAGGGTAAATGGTGGATCAACTGAAGTGAAATGTTTGAAAGAAAAGTTTCTTAAAGGTAAAGGAGCTCCTAATCTTTCTGATGTTGACATACCCACCATATGTTCTACTCTCAAAGACTTCCTCAG ATCATTACGGGAGCCGTTAATTACCGTGGGATTATGGGCTGATTTTGTTCGCGCCGCTACAATTCAGGATAAACAAGATGCAGATGCTGCTTTGTATCAAGCAATTTCAGAATTGCCCCAACCCAATAGAGATACACTTGCTTTTCTAATATTACATTTACAAAGAGTGTCAAGTAGTCCCGAATGTAAAATGCCTATTAGTAATTTGGCTAAAGTTTTTGGTCCTACTTTGGTGGGTTATAGTTGTCAAGAACCATCGCCCACTTCTTTGCTTACCGAGACGAAGAACCAAGCTGCT ATAGTGGAAAGTTTATTGAAAATTCCTTCGGATTACTGGGCAAATTTTGTTAACCCCGAAAACTTAAATGGTATCGGTACTCATAGAACTGGAGAACTAAGGCACACGCCATCCACGGAATCGTTACTTAAGCGTAGCACTTCCCGTGGCTTCTTTAACACTCCACTTGCTTCTAG TCGAACGTTCATgaggaaaaacaaaaaatattttgctaCACCTCCTTCTAGAATAGGTTTCTAA
- the LOC114872545 gene encoding uncharacterized protein LOC114872545, producing the protein MRTKGLLLLLICIAGSSITFIAFSNQRPSIQTLVTETHKQLRNFQENLKDVEEKRLVTDSKYLAMLGLDGQTSTTPFSYKSQNVTVVSLIRPGNEQNIYGFVRNVSHFLPNNSIIIYSVGLNDDSLQNIRAACNSTKCNVIHFDISPFPTHVEDDRLHVYRPLVIQTALNTLGNILYMDSNIRLNSSDISKYLLPKSGILAWPTRHAISSLTHPKMYEYFHVSAESFFFLPLIRASHLVIRNVKEIREKVMLPWVQCALTRDCIYPIGAQSAGCRFNKKPQYRYSGCHAYDASALNIVLGLHFNFDDTYYVHQERETYFNKIQPEEITEEYLLITRQNNATELNLRNSISTER; encoded by the exons ATGCGTACCAAAGGTCTGCTATTGTTGCTTATCTGCATAGCAGGGAGCAGCATCACTTTTATTGCTTTCAGTAATCAACGACCTTCCATTCAAACTCTGGTTACAGAGACACATAAGCAATTACGGAACTTCCAG GAGAACTTGAAAGATGTCGAGGAGAAGAGGTTGGTAACAGACTCTAAGTATCTTGCAATGCTTGGGCTGGATGGACAAACTAGCACAACACCTTTTAGTTATAAATCTCAAAATGTGACTGTTGTCTCTCTTATAAGGCCTGGAAatgaacaaaatatttatgGCTTTGTGAGAAATGTCAGTCATTTTTTGCCAAATAATAGTATTATCATTTATAGTGTTGGATTGAATGATGATTCTTTGCAAAATATTAGAGCAGCTTGTAATTCTACAAAATGTAATGTGATTCATTTTGACATAAGTCCATTTCCAACTCATGTTGAAGATGATAGACTGCATGTTTATAGACCTCTAGTTATTCAG ACAGCTTTAAACACACTAGGAAACATATTGTATATGGATTCAAATATACGTTTGAATTCATCTGACATCTCAAAATACCTTTTACCAAAATCTGGAATTTTGGCCTGGCCTACAAGGCATGCAATTAGCTCTTTAACGCATCCAAAGATGTACGAATATTTTCACGTTTCCGCTGAaagttttttctttcttcctttaatAAGAGCATCACATTTAGTAATTAGGAATGTTAAAGAAATCAGGGAAAAAGTAATGTTGCCATGGGTACAATGCGCGCTAACGAGAGATTGTATTTATCCCATTG GTGCTCAGTCAGCAGGTTGTCGATTTAACAAGAAACCACAGTACCGGTATTCCGGTTGCCACGCGTACGACGCTTCTGCATTAAATATCGTACTCGGATTACATTTCAATTTCGACGATACATATTATGTTCATCAAGAACGAGAAACGTACTTTAATAAAATCCAACCGGAGGAAATCACGGAAGAGTATCTTCTGATCACGAGACAGAACAATGCGACCGAGTTGAACTTGAGAAACAGCATATCAACTGAACGTTAA
- the LOC114872544 gene encoding LOW QUALITY PROTEIN: calponin homology domain-containing protein DDB_G0272472 (The sequence of the model RefSeq protein was modified relative to this genomic sequence to represent the inferred CDS: substituted 1 base at 1 genomic stop codon) has product MLDSDVDSWYEWKRGDDFNETHSAMSTNDMQLIGTRSLSHLQSDDYRKEPSTSNGLICYDATSTSSRFNPEVRFINPAIYAETLDKRRGXEQEVEIRVKVRSKEDGRIGNHGDFTQMTDMMTTLSVNNDLATSFVDQAGDQASAQETYRCYSLNSPTTFSSYKSDVMRSKSVTSCRPSGRVERRCKIVDMAADNDQLCSVRQTEVQRERDESYDVSCRYTLNGHRLLRVSTASLSGIKISENTSNDCEFMKKITYSEWIRRKQETIRRKKEEEEMAERKKRMESERLAREKEERELRERENFLKWSERKKREEERKKAMIEKELQVQKQLKEIEDKAAVAKNMNLSQWARKKKEEEKARRRKEELKQKRLEEEKQKRLEESTKAYENWRKMAKNKPKPATQGLLPHQKAKPAYVNPTPWQRIVEDTEDADEDGLNSKKTQSQSKISTRRNAIYYD; this is encoded by the exons ATGCTAGACAGCGACGTTGACAGTTGGTACGAATGGAAGCGAGGAGatgattttaatgaaacgcaCTCGGCGATGAGTACGAATGATATGCAACTGATCGGCACTAGATCATTAAGTCACTTGCAGTCCGATGATTACCGAAAAGAGCCTTCCACGAGCAACGGACTGATCTGCTACGATGCAACTTCTACGAGCTCTAGATTCAACCCGGAAGTCCGTTTCATCAATCCGGCGATATACGCGGAAACTCTAGACAAACGAAGAGGATGAGAGCAAGAGGTTGAGATTAGAGTGAAGGTCAGATCAAAGGAGGATGGACGGATCGGTAATCACGGTGATTTTACGCAAATGACCGATATGATGACCACGTTGTCTGTTAACAATGACCTGGCCACTTCCTTCGTGGACCAAGCCGGGGACCAAGCTTCAGCCCAAGAAACATATCGTTGTTATTCCTTGAATTCTCCGACCACATTCTCGTCCTATAAATCCGACGTGATGCGTTCCAAGTCCGTTACTTCCTGTAGACCCTCTGGCCGTGTTGAGAGACGATGCAAAATCGTCGACATGGCGGCAGATAATGATCAACTCTGTTCTGTCAGGCAAACGGAAGTGCAGAG gGAACGCGATGAAAGTTACGACGTATCCTGCAGATACACGTTGAACGGGCATCGACTCTTACGAGTGTCCACGGCGTCGTTGTCCggtattaaaatttccgagAACACTTCGAACGACTGCGAGTTCATGAAGAAGATCACTTACAGCGAATGGATTCGAAGAAAACAGGAAACGATTCGACGGaagaaggaggaagaagagaTGGCTGAGAGGAAGAAGCGAATGGAGTCAGAGAGATTGGCACGCGAGAAGGAGGAAAGAGAATTAAGAGAGCgagagaattttttaaaatggtCCGAGAGGAAGaaacgagaagaagagaggaaGAAGGCTATGATTGAAAAAGAATTGCAAGTGCAGAAACAGTTGAAAGAGATCGAGGATAAAGCTGCTGTTGCGAAGAATATGAATCTTAGCCAGTGGGCTCgtaaaaagaaggaagaagagaaag CACGTCGAAGAAAGGAGGAGCTAAAGCAGAAACGATTAGAGGAAGAGAAGCAGAAGAGATTAGAAGAGAGCACGAAGGCATATGAAAATTGGCGAAAGATGGCGAAGAACAAACCTAAACCAGCTACCCAAGGACTTCTAC CTCATCAGAAAGCAAAGCCAGCGTATGTGAACCCTACACCTTGGCAGCGAATTGTCGAGGACACCGAGGATGCTGATGAAGATGGATTGAACAGCAAGAAAACACAAAGTCAGTCGAAGATTAGCACCAGGAGAAACGCTATATATTATGATTAA